The Triticum aestivum cultivar Chinese Spring chromosome 6D, IWGSC CS RefSeq v2.1, whole genome shotgun sequence genomic sequence AGCTTCAGGTTGAAGAAGTACTGCTGTGCTGCTAGCTTCACTTTCAGGGGCAACCCAAGAATGGATGGGTACTGCGCAATCATGAGTGGCAGCACCTCCTTCCGAATGCCGAAGCTGAGCAATGCCTCGACATTTGGTTTGACTGTCTCCTCAAGATCATAGCCAAGAATGTACGGCCGCTTCTCAATAATCCTCGCGAGAATCCGCATCGGCAGCCCCAGAGATGTGATGTAATCGCAGAACGGCTTGATCGTGGTGCCAACACGCATGCTAAGGAAGAAGGGATAGTGTGTCACCATGGGGCCAATGTCACGCGGCGCGACGCCGACGATGCCTACGAGGTAGGCGACGGAGGTGCTGATGGTGCCGTCGGGCTTGAGGCCGAGGACGTCGGGGTAGCGCTCGAGGACGCGTGGGATGTCCTGGCGGTCGACGTCGAGGCCGCGGAGCGCCTTGACGATGGgggcgaggtcgacggcgacgGAGGCGTGGAGGCAGGCCGGGTAGGCGCGGACGAAGGCGGCGAGGCGCGCGCGCGTGACGCCGAGCTTCTCGAGGTAGGAGAGGACGGGGATGACGTTCTTGCGGAGGGAGCAGGCGAGGAGGAACGGGTAGGCGGAGAGGTCGTCGGTGGAGAGGCCGAGGCGGAGGAGGAAGTCGAGGCGCTCCTGGAGCACGTCGAGGGAGGAGGGgagctccacggcctccagctcgccCGCGGGGTCGGTGACGCCGGCGGAGCGGAGGAAGTCGAGGGCGAGGACGCGGGACACGAGCCGCTCCCTGCGGCCCTGGATCACGCCCCACGTCACCGACGGCATCTGGTACTCCGGCGGCGTGGACGACGACGGCTTGGAGGCgagcggcgcgaggaggaggaggcgggcggggaGGGAGCCGTCCCCCGCGGTCAcggggccgaggcggcggagggccGCGCGGGCGAGCGGGAgcatggctgcggcggcggcggcccgggggcggcggcgagggcgagaaGGGCGGCGGCTTAGCGGTGGAGAGAGTGGCTGTGGGGTTTGTGGTGCTTTCCTGGGCCGCACCCGAATGGATGTGTTTCTTCTTCTGTTGTGGGCTTGTCGTTCCATTCCGCTGAGCTGATGCAGCCCACATCAGCAGCAATGTTCCTCCAGAGGATTGTAATGGGCCTCGACTTGTGTGGACTATCTGTGTCAGAATGCACGGttgctcaaaaaaaaaaatctgTGTCAGAATGCACAAGAAATCAGAGACCTCTGGAGCAATTAACCAACGGTTATCTCTTGGGGGCTACCACAAAGTGGTGTGTCAAGCCGTCGTCACGTGTCACATGCTGGGCATTCC encodes the following:
- the LOC123145803 gene encoding transcription termination factor MTERF4, chloroplastic, producing MLPLARAALRRLGPVTAGDGSLPARLLLLAPLASKPSSSTPPEYQMPSVTWGVIQGRRERLVSRVLALDFLRSAGVTDPAGELEAVELPSSLDVLQERLDFLLRLGLSTDDLSAYPFLLACSLRKNVIPVLSYLEKLGVTRARLAAFVRAYPACLHASVAVDLAPIVKALRGLDVDRQDIPRVLERYPDVLGLKPDGTISTSVAYLVGIVGVAPRDIGPMVTHYPFFLSMRVGTTIKPFCDYITSLGLPMRILARIIEKRPYILGYDLEETVKPNVEALLSFGIRKEVLPLMIAQYPSILGLPLKVKLAAQQYFFNLKLKIDPDGFARAIEKLPQLVSLHQNVILKPVEFLRGRGITDDDIGRMLIRCPQILLLRNELMKNSFYFFKSELKRPISELLEYPEYFTYSLESRIKPRYMRVASKGIRCSLDWFLNCSDQRFEERMRGDFIEGDAPGPSFTMGGKLQMPGNQLVSDDDNEESDDEVLYRRTVML